The sequence below is a genomic window from Cicer arietinum cultivar CDC Frontier isolate Library 1 chromosome 6, Cicar.CDCFrontier_v2.0, whole genome shotgun sequence.
tataaaatctaataatttgatttatttttatttggatcCAAATATGAAGGGGAAAAAagcaaaatcaatttaattgttttgaattgaatttttagGTTAGTAGAATTGTTGGGGTCCAACTATTACCATCGGTTAACTAATGGATAACAGTATGAGGCCAATTATAATTACTAAGGGTTAATAGTGTGTTATCAAGTTCAGTAAACAAAACAAGTGAGCCATCAAGTGTTTTCACCTAATGTTTTGCTAGAGATTTTCAAAACCAAGTGCACAATGTAAATGATTCCAATTATTGGACATTTGTGTAACCTATAAACGTTTTCCTAAAGACTTGAGGTAGATTTTGAATGAACTTAGGTTGtttaatattacaataataatagtaatacatTTCAGTGTGAGATCCCACAAAGGTCGGTAGTAGTACTATTTGTCaaacatttaattttcaaaataaataggAAAGCATGAAAAGAAACACATTATGCATGAAGTTTATAACATTGTATGAATCATTTTGCAGTGGACTGATTAAAGGGCTAAGTTTTCTTTTAGGGGAGTTATTGCAGTAGGTACctacataattgatttttttttgaacattACTTCATATTATATCATGAAGAGAATTGTTGTATTTTTCACAACGAAATAGAATTAGCCAGCATTGTAAGAGTTGCATATAGACTGTACGATATAGTTAATTTTTCTTTAGCAAAAACAAAGGAAACCATTGTAAAACTTATTTCGTTTGAACCTTAGTTTAAAAAACATATCTGAAATTCTGCTATAATCAAAGTTTAAGGATGAAGGAGAAAGAAAACTTGAAGGAAAGGAAGGATGATGAAAGAGTCTTGTGAGGTCGAATGTTAATAAGAGAAGTTTGTTGCGAGCGCGAATTTAACTTCCTGCCAAGTGGTGTTCTCTAAATTTGTTTGGGCCGTGTAGTGGCCCAAAActgtaaacaaatttttttactggaatttttattttacaattccTCAAAATagtaaaatcatatatttattttgtgaagatattttctattattattttttaaaatatgtttattttattttactgaaagaCTCTTGCAGGTACTCATTGTCATTCagataaaatgaatatattattttgaatttttttatatttttaaagttttaagaattctaattaattattcactataaaattaaagtaaaactaatacaaatttaaaaaaattaaagtaaggaacatttttacaaaataaacatCTTATTACTGCTGCTAATAATGAGAGGACATTGATTTTGAGATTATTAATCTTTGACATTCGTATGGGGCAATAATCTTTGACATTCGTATGGGGCAAAATAcccccatttttttttattaatgaataattaatattgtaaatatgTGCTGAAAGTTTGCAATAGATCAGGTTAGTTCAGTGCCGTGAATGATGATATTTGCATCCCACCAGTCAATTTTAAAGCTGAAATATACAGCTAATATGTGTGCTCGACAAACGTTttctattttaactaaaattttaatctgttatttttattatttagtttgatatactaatatttttattagtagtGTTGTCTTTTTTATGAATTAGTTTGGGATACTCGATCACTTTTGCAAAAGGTATTTTGCTattgtttcatttttattattttgtgatgATTTTGGTTTTCTAATGTTATTAAGAAGAGTTTAATTTTGgttctatttattatttcatatagTAGAATTAATATAATGAGCTTTGAATATTACGGAGTACGCTGTAGTCTCAAtggtatttatatttttgtattattaaaattttcttaaaagATATTGTTCATAAGTCAcaagaaatgattttttttttcatatatcttttttgaaaaaaaaattaatatactaaaatgacgtatttttttaatatcaggAGTTCACTGACTCGAGATGCGActaatttaaagatatttttttcttcctttaagAGGTCAATCtaaatgtgtattttatttacaaatgaaaaatataataacttaatacataaaataaaataaaaataaacctaAATTACGTTAATAAACctaacaaaatacattaaatagaaaaaaatacataaaaattaatatggtTGAGTAGATCTCTTAGCTGCTTGCTTGCGTATGAAGCTGTTATCTTTCTAATTAATTTGATATGCTAATTAATTGGCCATAAGAGATGGTCGATGACCATATTCAGCAATGGATGACACTCCAAGGTTGTTATGTGGCCATTAGGCCATCCTTGATACATAGTTCCCTAAGCTATAGTAATCTGTTCCACTATTCTCCTGCCATTTGGGATATTCGTTGATTCTGATGACATTTTCATTGGCTCTATTGTTATAACTTTCAAAAAACAATGGTGCTGCTGCTGCAAAATGCTGATTATAACACCATTCAGGTCCCCAATTGTCTTTGCCATAGTAGGGTGGAATCATATACTGATTTTCAAAGGTACTTTggttatttattatatattcttgattattatcattattgtcCTTGACTTTATCATGATATGTTGTGTGTTCTTGGTTGTAATCTTCATTCAAAATTTCTGCATGTTTACCCAATTTGGCCAACTTTTGGAGCAAAGTTGAAGGATTGACAATTCCTGTGACTATTACTTTCTGCTCTTCTGCATTAATCTTTACTTCATAAACACCTGATACAAATTCAGAAGTGTGTAAAATTTGGTTATGAAGATAAACATCACAGATTGGTTAATTTACATCTTTTCTTCTAATTGTACATTTGGAGGTTAAAACTTGAAAGAGAAATAGATTCAGGTTTGATCATAGGAAAACTAACAGGTAGCTGGTTCATTGATATACCTGAATTTGAGCCTTGAAAAATCATATTGCATGATTTTCTAACTAAACTTTTTCTTTGTCCATTTTCTAACTACTTATATTAACTATTGAACCTTTTAGAATCACTATTAGGTTAGTCAAACATAATTTGACCACAAATTTCTTATGCTTTCAACCTCTAAATTGAATCTAATCCCAAACTCAATTCTACCTAAAAAGCTGAGATAGAACCAgttctaaaatttattaaaagtgGCAGCATGTATACACACAAAAGCAATTCTAATCCAAACTATTCACACATAAATTAGATAAATAGCATTTTTCTTAAACATATACAAACATAAATCAAATTACTCACATtcaaccaaaatcaattttataaaatgaattcAATCAAAATCAACATGTTTGCTTTAACAAGGTTGTATCTttctgaaaaataaatataacctCATAAGTTAATTAAGTTTCCAATGGCCTGTTACTTGTTAGTATTCAATTTTCAATGCTTAtccatattttcattatatttataatttctttatgACATGACATATGTTGtttgtaacttttatttttcttccaacTTCCTTTTGTAGGTCATATAACtgataattaaaacaaattttctcaTTATATGACAACGGAAActtattaaagataaatataaaaaattaaactttaccTTCAACTTTTCTGAGTATTTTCCTGACTTTGGTCCTACACCCTTGACAGTTCATATGTACTTTGAGAACAAAAGTCTGTACTCCagttattaacaaataaatacatatcaGACATAATGCAAAATAAATTTAGTCATATATAAGTTAAATGAATTgattaaaaaagattaaaagatGCAGGGATATATATACCTCAATCTTTGATAactcattttcattatttgttgACATTTTTTGGCAATGTTTGTGGCTAGAAATCAgaagtaaaaaaaagaaaatgccTTCCctgttttcttctttcttctatgATTTATGTGATGAATAGACGAGGTGTTTAAAGGACAAAGAACAGAAAGAGAGAAATGGTTGTAAACGTTATTTGACCAAGTAATGAGTCCTTGCCGTTTTGTCAGACAATGTCTTTTACATGAAAGTAGTTTGCTCTTAAAAATGATTCTGCACAGTGATCTTGTGATAGAGTTGTACGGTGGATGTGCCTACTCCACTCCTCGCACTTTTGACCCTTTCAAGTgtacaagaaaataataaaatcacaatcTCATGAGTGTTTAATGTGTGTCGCTCACTATTTATAGGCCTAAAATGTATCTTTActcattatttaatattttgttttttaatatatttgaaactCTGCATGTTTATTTAACTTGTACATCATAACAcctaacaataaaaattaattgatgaaCCATTTTAGCTATTGTGtgttacaaattttaataatgtaattgtcaatttataaaatttaaaaacaattttattgatGTTCAcaattttaatgattaatttgtttattatttgttttaggatatttatatttaaattttctaatcctacatttttaaatgataaaagtttaaataatataaaaatttggtAATAAGTTTAATTGGGATAAtttctcaattaaaaaattctacacataaatttaatcaaatctCATCAAGTATATAATTGTAgagatattttataaagtttttttttactacGGGAGCTATTTTTTATAGCATTTTCTTAATTCTACTTCAAGAGTATGTTCGAGtgggataattttttttcttttattttcttttgttttaaattcTATTTAGAGAATATGTCTTGTAAACTTTAATCATAATCAAAAGGTCTACAGTTCAACTACAAATTTTCACTATTAATGTTTAAGAAAACTCGTTATTTAAAGAATCCTTAACGAAAACTGTTATATTAACtttgttttagttatttaagaactatatcataaataatcgatgtaaatatttatttataaaatttattttttgcacAATCCTTTGAAgatgtttaattattaaattatcaatttttggaaattttattacaaatcaTCATATATAATGATATAAGGAAATCACACTTTTGCAATTTTTGAGGGAAACTTCATTGTTAACTTCTTCCAAAATTTaagaaagaataaataaataaccatGTGATAATTATACATGCCAAAGaaatttttcaacaaaatttatatacaacaattaagtaaaaattgacatgaaaaaatatgagataaaacATAGAAACAATAGAAACAAGATCATGAACAACTAACGAATTATTCTCTTTCCACCATATGTCTCccttatcaatttttttttctttctgtttcttACTTTTATCTctcttcaattttctttttctatatttcTCTTTCATTTGTTGGAAAAGATTATACCGCAACAATGAATAGACCCGTGACTAGGACCAtgcaaaaaattcaattatgagaCCCAAATTTAAAACCGGATTCAAATGTATTTCAAATATCTGGTTAAAATCATATGGTTATAATCCGGTTGGATAACTAtctatgttttatatttggatttggtttttatccactaccaaaaatttgaattataaaattgatttttttaaataaccaacttttaaattatgaataaatgatttttttaaaaataattaaattttaactgattttaaaattaaaattttcaaaatcggTTGCTTATAAACCGATTAATCATAAccaattttataattgattttataatcggttttaaaccaaataatagatttagttataaatctaaatccatatattaattttaaaatagatatagtttgattttttaaaaaaaccaaccatGGCAGCCCTACCAGTGACTCACTATTAAATAAgagttataaaaatatgaatgcCAATGAATATGGACATCCAATAAACActatattcataaaataaaaataacaagtgtgtgaaacaatatttttatttatttacataagtaaaaaagaaaaaagagtatAGACAAAAACAGTATTCTAACCTttttaattaactataaatcaatttcaattacttctaacaaaaacttatatatatacacttatATTTGAGAAAGTGTAACCCGGGACCACATCCTCAAAATTGCCAATTCGGAGTATGGAGGAAACAGTAAGTAATGCTGCCAAATGTTGTACAATCATTTCACAACTCTCTCGTTGCTTTCTTCCCAAGGTTTCCGTTACTTTGATAAAATGATATATCCAAAAAAGAGAAAGGATTTTGGAAACCGCGTTTACGCTTTCATTCTTTTACCACTATTTTGGCTCAAAAACcatacaagaaaacaatgtgaTGGAAGCGGCCTCACTTTCAAAATATCCATTTTAAGAAACAGGGGAGAAGAGTGTGCTTATGCGAAGAATAATACATATAGGTGAAAAGTAGAGAAAGAGTGACCGAAAAGACAGTAATACATATTCTTTTTGAAGTGAAATTACTTTTTTACGGAAAAAACAATGTAGGACGTTAAATCATTGGAATAATATATATAGCTGCCAGAATATGCAGGCCTAAGTAGTTAATTCATGTTATTATTTTGACATGGACAGGTTTGAATTCAAAGGTTGATAGGTTAGAAGATGATATTTTGAGTGGTTTAAGCAGCAATGCCTCCTTTTCATATGTGCTTCTAATTTAgagttatgttattaattttccTTCATATGTTATTGTCTCTTTTTTCAATCTTCTTTTTACTAGTTGAATTAATTTACTAGCTAGTAAAACCCCTCAAAATATCGTCTCAACCTAatgtttatataatatttatagagaAGTTAAGATTGTCCATAAAAACCGTATTCATATAACTAATCtatataattgaatttgattttaacAAGTTATAAAAATGGTTATATCGATAAGCAGTTTtacaactaaattttttttaaaaatgttgcttttgaaaaaaaatacaaaatctcgatttttttataaaaaagtctcATCATTTGTGGAAATGAAGTGTTTACTAGCTACTTAGACCAACTTTGTAGATTCCTTTTTTTAATGACAGAATTACAATGCAAAACGATCCGATTTTGGATTGGAAAGATATGGATCAGAATGTGATATGATTTGCTGGACAATTCCAAATATGGGTTTCCCTAGTTACGCAGAACCTCAATAGTTCATCACAGGTATCTCAATCTTTTTCAAGTCACTGCTTTCCTATTTCACCATATGATCATACCTTGCACGTAGTGGATGAGCATTagaacttataattttttttttatatataagcaTTACGACTTAGAAGTTAATTATATGCAGAAATCAGATAGTTTGTAACCAAAATCTTATTTGTAAAGGCAATTTCATTATATTGAATTTGTTAGAAAAAAGGTTGTCTTTAGTTTTTAGACCTTGATTTAGTTTTTCGCTTTTCTTGTTGGCAGATGcagttttctttattttatatatttcctttataaataattacattGACGCATTCTTTAAGACACAATTTATGACGCAATCTCTTTGATTGAAATCCACATATTTGAGTGAAGtcgatataaattttaattaatcaagTAGAATgtgttgaaaaatatatagaatataattaaaattggaagaaaaaaatattcaaaagtttTAGTAGCATAGTCTAAATTACAAACAACAACAAGTAATCttataacttataatatttACCAGtgatataacatttttttgaaGGTTTACCTCAGCAATGATTCTTACATCTTACTACAACATTATGTAAATTAATATTGAAGTACAATATCACTCCcaaccttttatttttatttttaggtagCATAAAAGATGGTGTATgtataaagagagaaaaaaagtaATGTATATAGTTTTAGGATCCGGATTGCCTATCTGAGGCAGGAAAGGTACCATGCCTTTCACTCAATCTCATCCGTGTGATTAATCAGATTTACTGAGTAAAGCCACGTGTCCAATcttttatctaaaataaaatttaaaacacaaatcaactgaaaataaataaataaataaaattttgcaaGTAAGTGAATTAACATCTTTCATCTCTCTTCTAGTGTCAACCAAAAATAGTCACTCGCGATATGCCACGCCGGTGACGTCGATACCTGCTGAAGatatctattataaaaaaagttatttaaaaaaatacctaGAGAATATTAATGAGTTAGACATAGTATAGTCAATATTATTGTAGAATACGGCTTAACTGTTGTTGTTGACAATTTCTTATGAATCTTTTATGAAAAACATAGTTAATCTTTTCAATTTTACAAAGACTTTATAAGGTGAGACCTATGttgcatttaaaaaattatagataatttatccaacgctaaataaaaattagtcaCATTAGTAAATTTGTAATGGTTACCCTACCCATAAGCTCATGTTTACTCAACTTACAAATTTACTTATGTAGTACAATTATTAGTTGTTGAACAAATTATCCACTTTCTTCAAAGGTAATCTAGAAAAAGTTCTTTTTCAATGAGCATGTgaaaagattgaatcttctcgTTAATAgtcatttaattaatgatatgtacataattaatctatttaaatgATTCTATATCATTAGATcctatatttaaaacatatcatATTATCATTTGACGAaggatcaaaatcaaaatattttataatatacgGACTAGTTTTGTAAGCAGTAAAAATATATgaaccaaaattttatttaaatataattgcattttaatttatatattatacattcaactaaattaattcaatgaaatatcaaacatttttaaaattttataaaaatttgtataattaatttattcaataaaaatattaattttacggTTTCATCGATAAAAATTAATACATGTGAAATGTTAGTAAAATGaatatccatatatatatatataatattgatagCAGCCAATTAAGGTAGCAGACAGGACTGTGCTTCTCGATGGTCTAACAAAGTAACTTTCAAAGAACACCATTCACACCCCAAACTACTTTTCAACACCTGCTTATTATAATAcacaataacaaataaaattggtgTTAAATTTGCAGTTATGTCCTTGGGTGAACCTTTCATGCATGTGTACAAAAGTCATTGTTTTCACACGTGTatgtcttctttcttttctttcaaggTCTTGCTCTTGCAAACTTCTATCcatcaaaaattgaaaatttctaCTTGTAGTTGCTCTTCTGCTTGCACTGAAAGCAAGAGACAAAA
It includes:
- the LOC101496004 gene encoding uncharacterized protein; its protein translation is MSTNNENELSKIETFVLKVHMNCQGCRTKVRKILRKVEGVYEVKINAEEQKVIVTGIVNPSTLLQKLAKLGKHAEILNEDYNQEHTTYHDKVKDNNDNNQEYIINNQSTFENQYMIPPYYGKDNWGPEWCYNQHFAAAAPLFFESYNNRANENVIRINEYPKWQENSGTDYYSLGNYVSRMA